The DNA sequence AAAGTGCCTCTGTCAGGCGCTCCTGCTGGATGTAAGCGCTGGAACGTGCCAGGTAGGATTTGGTATCGCGAGGATTCTTTTGAATCAGCTTGCTGTAACTTGCGATGGCAGAATCCAGATTCTTGAGGTGTGAAAATTGATGTCCCTGTGATCGTGATGAAAACAGACCACGGATCATCAGAATGAGATAGATTTCGCAGAAGACGGCTGCGACAATGTAGGCAATATTTTCCAGCATAAAACATCCCTGAACCGAGAGAATACCAGTCTATTATAACAGTCGATGGAGGGCATACCACTGCCCGTCTCAGAATGGCCAGATCCAGGGAACCAGGATCACCGCGGTGATCCAGAGCAGCAGGTTGAGGGGTGTGCCGATACGGATGAAGTCAGAGAAGCGATAGCCGCCCGGGCCATAGACCATGAGGGTGGTCTGATAGCCGATCGGTGTCATGAAACTGGCGGAGGCAGAGAGAATCAGGGCAATGAGAAACGGCAGCGGACTGGCGTCATACAGTCGGGCTGTCTCCAGGCAAAACGGAAATAACAGAACAGCAGCAGCATTATTGGTAATCAGTTCTGTGAGGATCGATCCCAGCAGATAGATTACCCCCAGGGCCGCGATTGGTCCCCAGGCTTGCGTTGAGGAGACAAACGCACTGGCAATCTCGGTAGCGGCACCGGAGTTCTGGAGAGCTGTGCCGACTCCAAATGCTGCGGCAATGGTGATCAGCACCTGCCATTCAATACTCCGACGGGCATCACCGGTAGAGAGACAGCCCAGGAGAACCATGAGAACTGCGGTCAGCATGGTGGAGAGTACCACCGGCATGACACCTGAAATCATCAGGCCCATCAGGATGAAGAAGAGCAGGGCGGCGATCCAGGCTCTGTCTGCCCGGATGGGACGCCAGTCATTGACATCACTGATCAGGTAAAATGCCGGATCGTGGCGGTAGGCACGCAGAAAATGAAGCGGAGTCTGCAGGAGCAGAGTATCGCCCGCTTGCAGACTGATATCACCGATTTTCTGTTCGATGCGTTTTCCGGCGCGATGAACGGCGACGATGGCCGCTCCATAAGTGGCGCGGAAATCGGCCTCGCAGATGGATTTTCCCACCAGGGGCGAGGTGGCGGAAATCACAGCTTCACATAGCGGGCGTCTACGCTGCTTGCGGGGCGAGATTTCGTAGTCTGGATCGGCAATGGGGATGAGATGGGGAATTTTTTCCAGTTCAATGATACTGCTGACAATGCCTGTGAAGATTAAGTGGTCGCCCGCTTCCAGAATCTGTTCGGGACCTGCAGGGGAGAGAATCTTTCCGCGGCGATCAATTTCGATCAGGAACAGGCCCGGCAACTGGCGTAAGCCGCCCTGTTCGATAGTCTGGGCGATCAGACGACAGCCGGACTGCACTTCCATTTCGACCAGGTATTCCCGCTGACATTCGCTTAACTGTTCCAGCAGTTCCAGACGCTCAGGGAGCAGGACGTGTCCCGCAAAGAACAGGTAAGCGATCCCAATGCAGGCATAGGGGACACCGATTTTTCCGATTTCAAAAAGTGACATACCCGATAATCCACTTTCCAGCATCAGTCCATTAATCACCAGGTTGGTTGAAGTGCCGATCAGGGTGCAGGTGCCTCCCAGAATAGCCAGGTAGGAGAGTGGAATCAGCAGGCGGGAGGGGGCAATACGGTGCCGACGACTCCAATCGATGACTATGGGAACAAACATCGCGACGATCGGCGTGTTATTCAAAAACGCCGACAGCGGAAGCACAACGCCCGAGAGCCTGAGTAAAGCACT is a window from the Gimesia benthica genome containing:
- a CDS encoding SLC13 family permease: MNSDAWITVCIVGFLFFSLLKNLAPPDLLFLSATTILAILGIISPQEAFVGFSNSGMLAVAALFVVVAGLRETGILDLIGHHVLGQTRSERSALLRLSGVVLPLSAFLNNTPIVAMFVPIVIDWSRRHRIAPSRLLIPLSYLAILGGTCTLIGTSTNLVINGLMLESGLSGMSLFEIGKIGVPYACIGIAYLFFAGHVLLPERLELLEQLSECQREYLVEMEVQSGCRLIAQTIEQGGLRQLPGLFLIEIDRRGKILSPAGPEQILEAGDHLIFTGIVSSIIELEKIPHLIPIADPDYEISPRKQRRRPLCEAVISATSPLVGKSICEADFRATYGAAIVAVHRAGKRIEQKIGDISLQAGDTLLLQTPLHFLRAYRHDPAFYLISDVNDWRPIRADRAWIAALLFFILMGLMISGVMPVVLSTMLTAVLMVLLGCLSTGDARRSIEWQVLITIAAAFGVGTALQNSGAATEIASAFVSSTQAWGPIAALGVIYLLGSILTELITNNAAAVLLFPFCLETARLYDASPLPFLIALILSASASFMTPIGYQTTLMVYGPGGYRFSDFIRIGTPLNLLLWITAVILVPWIWPF